From the Neobacillus sp. PS3-34 genome, the window TAGTCCAACTTTCTAATTTTATTTCAATTTTAAAAATTTATTACTGGGCTGTGGCATATACAATTATTTTAGAACCAACATAGGCTGTATTAATCATCCCCCCAAATTTAAATAAGGGTGAAATAAGCTGGAGGAGGTTTTTCCGAATGTATGGTTGTTACGGTGGATGCGGTTATGGTTATCCTGTTGTCGGAGGAGTTGGCTGCGGAAGAGGATTTGCCTTAATCGTTGTTTTATTCATATTGCTGATAATTGTCGGCTGTGCCTGCTGGTGCTGATAAAAAATGGAGAGGAGAAGGACTTTGTTCCTTCTCCTCTCCATTTTTTAAACGTAGTCCTAGAGGCATCATAAACAGATAAATTCATTTTAAAATATAGAAATTAATGTTTACCTTGTTAACTTTTTATTTATTGTTTGATAGACTAATTAGAGACAGATATTAGCAAGTTTTTAAACAGGAGTGAATTGACATGTTAACGATGGAGGATATTATCCGCGATGGCCATCCTACACTTAGGAAAATTGCAGCAGAAGTTCCAATGCCGCCATCGGAAAATGATAAACAAATACTTAGAGATTTACTTGAATATGTACAGAACAGCCAGAATGATGAAGTGGCTGCACAATATGGGCTACGGCGTGAATTGGCGTGGCTGCCCCGCAAATAAATGTTTCCAAAAGAATGATCGCTGTCCATGTTCATGATGAAAAAGGTGTACTTTACAGCTACGCCCTTTTCAATCCACGAATTGCCAGCCACTCTGTTGAACGTTCCTATCTTGTCTCAGGTGAAGGCTGTCTTTCAGTGGATGAGGCGATTGGCGGGTTTGTCCCCCGCTATGCAAGAGTTACGGTCAAGGGTAATGATCTCGATGGAAACGAAATCAAACTCCGGCTAAAAGGTCTTCCAGCAGTTGTTTTCCAGCATGAGATCGACCATTTAAACGGAATTATGTTTTATGATCATATCAATAAAGAAGATCCTTATAATCCTATTGAAAACGCTATTCCGATTGAAAGATAGTTATATAAAAACAGCCGCCCGTTTGGCGGCTGTTTTTATATTAATTGCAACTTCCTTAACCCGTTTCGGATGCCATCCTCTGCCACATCACTTGTAATTAAATCAGCGTGTTTTTTTGCTTCTTCCGCACCATTCCCCATCGCTACACCTGTTCCGACAGCCTTCAGCATCTCAATATCATTCAGGCCATCTCCAAAAGCATAAACATCCTTCATTTCAAATCCCAGACGTTCGATCATTCTTTTAATACCTTCAGCTTTTGAGCCTCCCGCGGGAAGGATATCGACTGAATAAGGATGCCACCTAATAAAATGGAATAAAGAGTAATTATCCATGTACTCTATCTCTGAGCGTTCCTCACAAAAAAGGAGCGATTGATAGATTTTTCTTCCCTCATAGAAGTGCTCATCTACTTCTGGATGGGTAAACTTCAAGCTTCCCATGCTTTCTTCAATATAATGGTGTTGTCTTACATTCGATTTCATCGTTTGCTCATTCATAAAAACGATGGGGTGATTATTTCCATTGGCAATCTCTATAAGTTTAACGAGTTCCTCCTGATTAAGCGGGTTCTCGTAAATGACTTCATTTTCAAATACCACATACTGCCCATTAAAGCTAACGAAGGAGTCAATATCCAACTCTTCCCGTAAGCTTTCAAACATAAAGGGTGCACGGCCTTAGCAATTGCTACAAAAACCCCATTTTGCTTTAGTTCGCTAATCGCATCCTTGGTGCTCGAAGGCAGATTTTTTTCGTGATCGAGCAAAGTACCATCAATATCAAAAAATACAATTTTCTTCATGTTGTAAAAACTCCTTTTTCTTGCTGTTTATGCTGCTGCCTTTTTCTTAGGCTTCGAGGTCATTTTAAGAGAAGAAATATAAACACCAGCAAAAATGGCAATTAGACCAATGATCATTGTTAAATGAATGGATTCATTCAAAAGCAATGCTCCCCATAAAATAGCCGAAACTGGGACAAGATATGTAACTAGTGAAGCAAACTCCGGGCTTCCCTTTTGTACGAGAAAATAATATAGGAGATAGGCGATTCCTGAACCTAGGCGCCCACGCCCATAAACGGCCCGATAAGAGAAAGATGCACGAACGCAGAAACGGACTCTGGCGCTTGCACAAGCATTATGATCAGCCCAATTACAGTCGATAATCCCATTGTAAAAAAGGATATTTCAAGAACAGTTAAATCAGATAAATATTTTTTTGTCAGATGCCCCCCCAATCCATAACAGAAGGTTGCGCCCGACATTAATAAGATTCCTGACACATGGTCGGTTAATAAATCACCAGGTTTTATTTCGGAAAGAATAAAAATCCCTAAAAAACCAACGATAATTCCGATCCATTGATTTTTTCTTAATGCAGATGAAAAAATAAGGAAGCCTATTACTAGTGTCCATATAGGCGTGGCAGCATTTATGATAGAAGCAAGGCTTGATGATATTTTCGTCTCACTTGAGCTGATTAACAGCCATGGGATGGCGTTATTCATCAGCGCCACAAAGAACAATTT encodes:
- a CDS encoding DMT family transporter: MGRLYSALIVLSLIWGTSFLFIKILLESLDPTAVVFGRCLFGFLILLVIFLFRKEKFDLKNRPWVKLFFVALMNNAIPWLLISSSETKISSSLASIINAATPIWTLVIGFLIFSSALRKNQWIGIIVGFLGIFILSEIKPGDLLTDHVSGILLMSGATFCYGLGGHLTKKYLSDLTVLEISFFTMGLSTVIGLIIMLVQAPESVSAFVHLSLIGPFMGVGA
- a CDS encoding YjcZ family sporulation protein; protein product: MYGCYGGCGYGYPVVGGVGCGRGFALIVVLFILLIIVGCACWC
- a CDS encoding DMT family transporter, which encodes MIDCNWADHNACASARVRFCVRASFSYRAVYGRGRLGSGIAYLLYYFLVQKGSPEFASLVTYLVPVSAILWGALLLNESIHLTMIIGLIAIFAGVYISSLKMTSKPKKKAAA